One genomic window of Gracilinema caldarium DSM 7334 includes the following:
- a CDS encoding PP2C family protein-serine/threonine phosphatase: MTAWLITAVYSIRVLAGLFFRYGSFPLLLIAIILMVLQGLSALVLIKLFSKGSSIQKYLRGIELLFWIILSLFFGIDAYVSGASSFSPWALLIIAPIILNPCDPGNYSLYAAVLPSAIGIAEAAGAFSEGRPRYSLFVSIFFAFMLGSIARLRGLKRKAELDKALTLQKDREREIMKIKDAEVEIAARIQRTLLVDQKEEGPKEVELDALTVASSAVDGDFYGIIPYSDSEIDVLVGDVMGKGVPAALVGAALKGAFLRQALRLIVEKQGRLPNPFELVTAVHKAVVDQLMDLDRFATLQYIRFNAVHLTMTYVDCGHTPFIHYDASLGMCWIIQGSNLPIGFTDEQTYYAYTIPLSIGDRILFYSDGISEACNEKKELFGEMRLADIVRMNATLDPRELLRRILNTAMFFASAEGFKDDVTCIAVAIKPMDIFMITKSRDFSCEKQSLEGVRSFINLVLTEAAIQTNRDSITEAVVEGTEAVLQHIESARNAAGSDQLAASEQSGENQAIDSLEALDELEDLPGKKLLPTLMAYRVECRITDAWIHIRILYHGTSLPQKRGKELPLCKNHRPDATYVAKGQDNLAMVGLVFNR; encoded by the coding sequence ATGACAGCTTGGCTTATCACCGCTGTTTATAGTATACGCGTACTGGCAGGCCTGTTTTTCAGATATGGCTCATTTCCTTTGTTGCTGATTGCCATCATACTTATGGTTTTGCAAGGCCTCTCTGCACTGGTCCTTATAAAATTGTTCAGTAAAGGATCCAGTATACAAAAGTATTTGAGGGGTATTGAACTCCTCTTTTGGATCATCCTCTCCCTCTTTTTTGGGATCGATGCCTATGTCAGCGGGGCCTCATCCTTTTCGCCCTGGGCTCTGCTTATCATTGCGCCGATCATACTGAACCCCTGCGATCCCGGCAATTATTCCTTATACGCCGCAGTGCTTCCCTCTGCTATTGGTATAGCCGAAGCTGCTGGTGCTTTTTCTGAGGGTAGGCCGCGTTATTCTCTTTTTGTATCAATCTTTTTTGCCTTTATGCTCGGATCTATAGCTAGATTGAGAGGTCTCAAGCGAAAAGCCGAACTGGATAAAGCTCTTACCCTTCAGAAAGATCGGGAACGGGAAATAATGAAAATAAAGGATGCGGAGGTGGAGATTGCTGCTCGAATCCAGCGGACTCTTTTAGTAGACCAGAAAGAAGAAGGCCCAAAGGAAGTAGAACTGGATGCCCTTACGGTGGCGTCCAGCGCCGTGGATGGGGACTTTTATGGCATCATTCCCTATAGTGATTCTGAGATTGATGTACTGGTCGGTGATGTGATGGGCAAGGGGGTCCCTGCCGCACTGGTAGGGGCCGCATTAAAGGGAGCTTTTCTCCGTCAAGCCCTTAGACTAATTGTAGAAAAGCAAGGCAGACTACCAAACCCCTTTGAACTGGTCACTGCGGTACATAAAGCTGTAGTGGACCAACTAATGGATCTAGATCGCTTTGCTACGCTTCAGTATATCCGCTTTAATGCAGTACATCTCACCATGACCTATGTGGATTGCGGACATACCCCCTTTATTCACTATGATGCTAGTCTTGGCATGTGCTGGATTATCCAGGGCAGTAATCTACCCATCGGTTTTACCGATGAACAGACCTATTATGCCTATACAATACCCCTTTCTATTGGGGATCGCATTCTTTTTTATTCCGATGGTATTAGCGAAGCATGCAACGAAAAGAAAGAGCTCTTTGGGGAAATGCGGCTTGCCGACATTGTTCGGATGAACGCCACTTTGGATCCCCGGGAGCTTCTGCGGCGCATTCTGAACACTGCCATGTTTTTTGCTTCTGCTGAAGGCTTTAAGGATGATGTAACCTGTATCGCCGTTGCGATTAAACCTATGGATATCTTCATGATTACAAAATCCAGGGACTTTTCATGCGAAAAACAGAGTCTAGAAGGTGTCCGTTCATTCATCAATCTGGTGCTTACCGAAGCCGCTATACAGACTAATAGGGATAGTATCACCGAAGCAGTGGTAGAGGGGACCGAAGCGGTTCTTCAACACATAGAATCTGCCCGGAACGCTGCCGGTTCTGATCAGCTTGCAGCATCGGAGCAATCGGGGGAAAACCAAGCTATAGATTCCCTAGAAGCACTAGATGAACTGGAGGATCTGCCCGGCAAAAAGCTCCTTCCCACCCTTATGGCTTATAGGGTGGAGTGCCGTATTACCGACGCCTGGATCCATATACGCATTCTCTACCATGGTACCAGCCTGCCCCAGAAACGAGGAAAGGAATTACCGCTTTGTAAGAACCACAGGCCTGACGCTACCTATGTAGCCAAGGGACAGGATAATCTTGCTATGGTAGGCCTTGTATTTAATCGGTAA
- a CDS encoding Cof-type HAD-IIB family hydrolase, which produces MISVSNIKAIAIDLDGTTLKSDGTMGELTQDALRSCMARGIQVILCTGRSPIAAEPYRSLLGLTGPMVFYNGAAVIDVPAGNLCAGTLLAPDIVQGCIEISRRRDIHFHAFLSGDRLVYERERAETALYEGRTGLKGTSLNMEELFSSGEGSLKGCIKGMFIADPVILDAIETELDKRFDGRIYRARSHADYLEVMAAGVSKGHGLAVVLQLRGIPPEATIAFGDAENDLPMADVAGFFIAPENAIPPVRQRATSVVASNNNEGPGKYIWQLLQE; this is translated from the coding sequence ATGATTTCTGTATCAAACATTAAAGCTATTGCCATCGACCTGGATGGGACGACCCTCAAATCGGACGGTACCATGGGAGAGCTAACCCAGGATGCCCTTCGTTCCTGTATGGCCAGGGGGATACAGGTAATCCTCTGTACCGGCCGCAGTCCCATTGCGGCAGAACCGTACCGGTCACTCTTAGGCTTAACGGGGCCTATGGTGTTTTATAACGGCGCCGCTGTTATCGACGTCCCTGCCGGAAATCTCTGTGCAGGAACCCTCTTAGCACCCGATATAGTCCAGGGCTGTATTGAAATTTCCCGCCGCAGGGACATTCATTTTCATGCCTTTTTAAGCGGTGATCGGCTTGTGTATGAACGGGAACGGGCTGAAACCGCCCTATACGAAGGCAGAACCGGTCTAAAGGGGACTTCCCTTAATATGGAAGAACTTTTCAGCTCCGGCGAAGGAAGCCTAAAGGGATGCATTAAAGGTATGTTTATTGCCGATCCGGTCATTCTAGATGCAATAGAGACAGAACTGGACAAACGATTTGATGGGCGCATCTATCGGGCCCGGAGCCATGCCGACTATCTTGAGGTTATGGCCGCCGGGGTCTCAAAAGGCCATGGCCTTGCCGTAGTCCTTCAATTGCGGGGTATACCACCAGAGGCGACAATAGCCTTTGGGGATGCGGAAAATGATCTTCCTATGGCAGATGTGGCTGGCTTTTTTATAGCCCCTGAAAATGCGATTCCGCCGGTTCGGCAGAGGGCTACCAGCGTTGTAGCTTCCAATAACAACGAAGGGCCGGGAAAATATATCTGGCAATTGCTTCAAGAATAA
- a CDS encoding type II toxin-antitoxin system RelE/ParE family toxin — MWDIDATDEYLEWFCSLDLDAQRAILTKVLLLEEFGPQLGRPHADTLKGSTIKNLKELRARTNAHSLRVLYYFNEERHGLLLIGGDKKGKNEKDFYDRLIQTAEKLIQRYRC; from the coding sequence ATGTGGGATATCGACGCTACCGATGAGTACCTTGAGTGGTTCTGTTCACTGGATCTTGATGCCCAGCGTGCAATCCTAACCAAAGTGCTTCTCCTTGAAGAGTTCGGACCACAGCTTGGACGACCTCATGCGGATACATTAAAGGGAAGTACCATCAAAAATCTAAAAGAACTCCGTGCCCGTACGAATGCTCATAGTCTTCGGGTGCTATATTACTTTAATGAGGAACGCCATGGGCTTCTTCTTATTGGAGGAGACAAGAAAGGTAAAAATGAGAAAGATTTTTACGATCGGCTTATTCAAACAGCCGAGAAGCTGATCCAGCGCTATCGCTGCTGA
- a CDS encoding glutamate synthase subunit beta, protein MGDPKGFLKIQRKVAGYRPVEERINDYSEVELQLPDEERRLQASRCMDCGVPFCHWACPVHNVMPEWQDKLYRGDWAGAWAILENTNPFPEFTGRVCPAPCEASCVLGANDEPVTIRQNELAVIEKAYELGLVVPRPPKKRNGKKVAVVGGGPAGLSAAYYLNRAGFTVTVYEADRKLGGYLRYGIPDFKLNKNFIDRRVAIMEAEGIVFKTNTRIGSARYGFGTAGTDSVMVDPKELEKEFDLVLLTVGAREPRDLTVPGRELKGIVQALDYLALQNRSCAQEACEDGVEPITAFGKRVVVIGGGDTGADCVGTANRQGAIRVTQIEVLPKPPEHRSPNEPWPLWPKVLKTSSSHLEGCERLWSVNTKAFIGRNGQVEAIQACKVEWTEQDGRWTMTEIPGSDFEIGADLVLLAMGFTHVVQEGLVKDLNLELDERGNIRTRGTFHTSNPKVWAAGDSRFGASLVVRSISDGRSAAEAIIKNLQ, encoded by the coding sequence ATGGGTGATCCAAAGGGATTTCTTAAGATACAACGAAAGGTTGCCGGCTACCGGCCGGTCGAAGAACGGATAAACGATTACAGCGAGGTGGAACTGCAGTTACCCGATGAAGAACGGCGGCTCCAGGCTTCCCGCTGTATGGATTGCGGTGTGCCCTTCTGTCATTGGGCATGCCCTGTGCATAATGTGATGCCTGAATGGCAGGATAAGCTGTACCGCGGTGATTGGGCAGGAGCCTGGGCTATTCTCGAAAACACCAACCCCTTCCCGGAATTTACCGGCCGGGTGTGTCCTGCCCCCTGTGAGGCATCCTGTGTGCTCGGCGCCAACGACGAACCGGTTACCATACGACAGAATGAACTTGCGGTCATCGAAAAGGCCTATGAACTGGGGCTGGTGGTTCCCCGGCCGCCTAAAAAGCGGAACGGGAAAAAGGTCGCCGTTGTAGGGGGCGGGCCCGCAGGGCTGTCAGCGGCCTATTACCTGAACCGTGCGGGCTTTACGGTTACTGTCTATGAAGCGGACCGCAAGCTCGGGGGGTATCTCCGCTATGGTATTCCCGATTTTAAGCTCAACAAGAATTTTATTGATCGGCGGGTAGCCATTATGGAAGCCGAAGGGATTGTCTTTAAGACCAACACCCGTATAGGCTCTGCCCGCTATGGCTTCGGAACCGCAGGCACCGATTCGGTCATGGTAGATCCTAAGGAACTGGAAAAAGAATTTGATTTGGTGCTGCTTACCGTTGGAGCCCGGGAGCCCCGGGACCTAACCGTTCCCGGCAGAGAACTGAAGGGTATCGTTCAGGCGTTAGATTATCTGGCCCTGCAGAATCGTTCCTGTGCACAGGAAGCCTGTGAAGATGGGGTGGAACCGATTACCGCCTTTGGTAAGCGGGTGGTGGTTATCGGCGGCGGTGATACCGGTGCCGACTGTGTCGGTACGGCTAACCGTCAGGGAGCCATCCGGGTTACCCAGATTGAAGTTTTACCGAAGCCTCCGGAGCATCGCAGTCCCAATGAACCCTGGCCGCTCTGGCCAAAGGTGCTGAAAACTTCCAGCTCCCACCTGGAAGGCTGTGAACGGCTCTGGTCGGTCAATACCAAAGCCTTTATTGGCCGGAACGGCCAGGTGGAAGCCATTCAAGCCTGTAAGGTTGAGTGGACCGAACAGGATGGCCGCTGGACCATGACAGAAATCCCCGGTTCTGACTTTGAAATCGGGGCTGACCTGGTACTGTTGGCAATGGGCTTTACCCATGTCGTTCAGGAAGGTCTTGTAAAGGATCTTAACCTTGAACTTGATGAACGGGGCAATATCCGTACCCGGGGCACCTTCCACACTTCTAATCCCAAGGTATGGGCCGCCGGGGACTCCCGCTTTGGCGCAAGCCTCGTAGTCCGGTCCATTTCCGACGGCCGATCTGCCGCAGAAGCAATTATTAAGAATTTGCAGTAA
- the gltB gene encoding glutamate synthase large subunit: MGDHQQRSTGLYDRAYEHDACGIGFVADIKGRTSHDILERGLEVLERMEHRGAESADNKTGDGAGVLLQIPHDFYKSLVPNLPEKGTYGTGLLFLPGPLHDKKAEKLRDAILKEIEHLAKKSGLSLLASRDVPTNPEVIGIIAKKAEPVIKQLFLVPEKNSALEELELRLYIFRKRFEKAIRETAEFAEAQDTHFPSLSSKTIVYKGMLMSSQLRSYFTELTNPAITTAVAMVHSRFSTNTFPAWPLAQPFRILAHNGEINTVKGNRFWMAAREALLAHPVLGEDLKEILPIVEPGKSDSASLDNVLELLVVAGRSLPHALMMLIPESWNDKNPIPQELKAFYEYHACMMEPWDGPASVVFCDGRYVGGTLDRNGLRPSRYTITKEGLIVMGSETGVQDFAPEEVALKGRLKPGKLLLVDLEEGRIIPDEEVKRQIATQKTYAEWVKKQVLTLEKLPEIAIGKTVIQPADETTVLFMERAFGYTREDRDNLLLPMAESGQEPTSSMGTDTPIAVFSEKPQRPYNYFKQVFAQVTNPPIDSIREELVMTLTSFVGPQQNLLEETEQHCHRLKILNPVMTLADFERIKAWHDPAFRYKTLDATFYVPSIGSVQPAAGKGHLETALDRLVDEAIKAVESGHSLIILSDRSALAPEASRCAIPALLATGAVHHGLIKAGLRMKASIIVDSADPREVMHFALLFGYGADLIVPYGALASIAAICRSADAERAGDYEHAEKNYLKGIQKAILKIMSKMGTSTLRSYRGAQIFEAIGLGSEVIEKCFRGTTSRIGGVGFAELEAEAVARYREARSAYETQQGSSPTVFENLLAGDGQYRWRKFGEKHAWNPETIYLLQWATRSGDYKKFKEFTSKVDELNRSPHVLRGLMDFAEPGTVKGAPKGPIPLEEVESVESIMKRFTTGAMSFGSISKEAHETIAIAMNSIHGRSNSGEGGEDPERFKVRPDGSWARSAIKQVASARFGVTSEYLANAEEIQIKIAQGAKPGEGGQLPGHKVDAIIAKTRHSTPGVTLISPPPHHDIYSIEDLAELIFDLKNANPNARISVKLVSESGVGTIAAGVAKAHADNILISGYDGGTGASPQSSIRHAGLPWELGLSETHQTLVLNGLRGRVKLMTDGQLKSGRDIVIAGLLGAEEFGFGTSTLIVMGCVMMRKCHENTCPMGVATQDPELRKKFTGKSEYLINFFRFLAMETREVMASLGFRTFDELVGRTDLLVQRKVDKFKVNTVDLRDILTKVEGPADIPGGDARYCVQHQIHKIDDVLDKKLIERCFAALDKKVPTALEFPIHNTDRAVGAMLSYEVSKRFGSQGLPENFVTVDFTGSAGQSFGAFLAPGITFRLSGDANDYLGKGLSGGRIIVAPPAGSTFKTNENIIVGNTVLYGATSGELYVAGVAGERFCVRNSGAVAVVEGTGDHGAEYMTGGRLVVLGRVGRNFAAGMSGGIAYVMDRDGDFEFFLNKGMVELSHLDNEEDENFVKDMIRKHVYWTGSEYARGILDSWREYRTYFIKVLPLEYKRALQQMKLAELDRKLYEVREQEDITVRA; encoded by the coding sequence ATGGGCGATCACCAGCAAAGATCTACGGGCCTCTATGACAGGGCCTATGAACATGATGCCTGTGGTATCGGTTTCGTCGCCGATATCAAAGGCCGAACTTCCCACGATATTCTCGAACGTGGTTTGGAAGTGTTGGAGCGGATGGAACACCGGGGAGCCGAAAGTGCTGATAATAAAACCGGTGATGGTGCAGGGGTCCTCCTGCAAATTCCCCACGATTTCTATAAAAGTCTTGTTCCCAATCTTCCTGAAAAGGGAACCTATGGAACGGGATTACTTTTTTTACCCGGGCCCCTTCATGATAAAAAAGCTGAAAAACTTCGGGATGCTATCCTTAAAGAAATAGAACATCTTGCTAAAAAATCCGGTCTTTCTCTTCTGGCTTCCCGGGATGTACCCACCAACCCTGAAGTCATCGGTATTATTGCAAAGAAGGCTGAGCCGGTGATTAAGCAGCTATTTCTTGTACCAGAAAAAAACAGTGCCCTTGAGGAACTGGAATTACGGCTCTATATTTTCCGAAAACGTTTTGAAAAGGCAATCCGCGAAACAGCTGAATTTGCCGAGGCTCAGGATACTCATTTTCCGTCTCTTTCGAGTAAAACCATTGTATATAAGGGTATGTTGATGTCCAGCCAGCTCAGGTCCTATTTTACCGAGCTGACAAACCCTGCTATTACCACGGCGGTAGCCATGGTCCATTCCCGATTCAGCACCAATACCTTCCCGGCCTGGCCGCTGGCTCAGCCCTTCCGGATTCTTGCTCACAACGGTGAAATCAACACCGTCAAGGGAAACCGCTTCTGGATGGCTGCCCGGGAAGCTCTGCTTGCTCATCCGGTGCTGGGTGAGGACCTTAAGGAAATCCTCCCTATTGTAGAACCGGGTAAGAGTGACTCCGCCAGCCTCGATAATGTGCTTGAACTGTTGGTTGTTGCTGGCCGCAGTCTCCCCCATGCGCTCATGATGCTGATCCCTGAGTCCTGGAATGATAAAAATCCTATCCCCCAGGAACTCAAGGCTTTTTATGAATACCATGCCTGTATGATGGAACCCTGGGATGGACCTGCCTCAGTTGTATTTTGCGATGGCCGCTATGTCGGGGGAACCCTGGACCGGAATGGACTCCGTCCTTCACGCTATACGATTACCAAGGAAGGCCTCATCGTTATGGGCAGTGAGACCGGTGTTCAGGATTTTGCTCCCGAAGAAGTCGCCCTTAAGGGGCGTCTAAAGCCGGGAAAACTGCTCCTGGTAGACCTGGAGGAAGGCCGCATCATTCCCGATGAGGAAGTGAAAAGGCAGATAGCCACCCAAAAAACCTATGCCGAATGGGTGAAAAAGCAGGTCCTTACCCTGGAAAAACTGCCCGAAATTGCCATCGGGAAAACGGTGATCCAGCCGGCGGATGAAACCACGGTTCTCTTCATGGAGCGGGCCTTTGGGTATACCCGGGAAGATCGGGACAACCTCCTCCTGCCTATGGCTGAGAGCGGTCAGGAACCCACCAGCTCCATGGGTACCGATACCCCTATCGCAGTGTTTTCCGAAAAGCCCCAGCGGCCCTATAACTACTTTAAGCAGGTCTTTGCCCAGGTCACCAACCCGCCCATCGACTCAATCCGGGAAGAGCTCGTTATGACCCTGACCAGTTTTGTGGGGCCCCAGCAGAATCTGCTTGAAGAAACCGAACAGCATTGCCATCGGCTTAAAATTCTCAACCCTGTCATGACCCTGGCGGATTTTGAACGTATAAAAGCCTGGCATGACCCTGCATTTAGGTATAAAACCTTAGACGCCACCTTCTATGTCCCCAGTATAGGAAGTGTTCAACCTGCTGCTGGAAAGGGACACCTGGAAACCGCCCTGGATCGCCTCGTCGATGAAGCGATAAAAGCTGTTGAGTCGGGGCATTCACTGATCATCCTTTCTGATCGTTCCGCCCTGGCCCCAGAAGCAAGCCGCTGTGCAATACCAGCTCTCCTTGCCACGGGAGCGGTGCACCATGGGCTCATTAAGGCAGGGCTGCGTATGAAAGCTTCTATTATAGTAGATTCTGCCGATCCCCGGGAGGTCATGCACTTTGCCCTGCTCTTTGGTTATGGGGCGGACCTCATTGTGCCCTATGGAGCCCTCGCATCAATTGCTGCAATCTGTAGAAGTGCCGATGCAGAGCGGGCAGGAGACTATGAACACGCTGAAAAGAATTACCTGAAGGGTATCCAGAAGGCCATCCTCAAAATAATGAGTAAAATGGGTACCAGTACGCTCCGGTCCTATCGGGGTGCTCAAATATTCGAAGCCATAGGTCTTGGTTCTGAGGTTATCGAAAAGTGTTTCCGGGGTACCACCAGCCGAATCGGCGGTGTGGGCTTTGCAGAACTTGAGGCCGAGGCAGTTGCCCGGTACCGTGAAGCCCGCTCAGCCTATGAAACCCAGCAGGGATCGAGTCCCACGGTATTTGAGAACCTACTCGCCGGAGACGGCCAATACCGCTGGCGGAAGTTCGGCGAAAAACATGCCTGGAACCCTGAGACCATCTATCTCCTCCAGTGGGCTACACGTTCTGGGGATTATAAGAAATTTAAGGAATTTACCAGCAAGGTTGATGAACTGAACCGCAGTCCCCATGTTTTGCGGGGACTCATGGATTTTGCTGAACCGGGCACTGTCAAAGGTGCACCAAAGGGACCCATCCCGCTGGAAGAAGTAGAAAGCGTTGAATCGATTATGAAGCGCTTTACGACCGGAGCCATGTCCTTCGGTTCCATATCCAAGGAAGCCCATGAAACCATTGCGATCGCAATGAACTCTATTCATGGCCGGTCCAATAGCGGTGAAGGTGGTGAAGACCCTGAACGCTTTAAGGTACGTCCCGATGGAAGTTGGGCCCGCAGTGCAATAAAACAGGTTGCCTCTGCCCGTTTTGGTGTAACTAGCGAGTATTTGGCGAATGCAGAAGAAATCCAGATTAAGATTGCCCAGGGTGCTAAGCCTGGTGAAGGGGGCCAGCTCCCCGGCCATAAGGTTGATGCCATCATTGCAAAAACCAGGCACTCGACCCCGGGGGTTACCCTCATCAGCCCGCCACCCCATCATGATATTTATTCTATCGAAGATCTGGCGGAGCTCATCTTTGACCTTAAAAATGCCAATCCCAATGCCCGGATCAGCGTTAAACTGGTATCCGAAAGCGGGGTAGGGACCATCGCCGCCGGTGTGGCCAAGGCTCATGCGGATAACATTCTTATCTCAGGTTATGACGGCGGTACCGGTGCAAGCCCCCAGAGCTCAATCCGCCATGCGGGGCTCCCCTGGGAACTGGGTCTTTCCGAAACCCATCAGACCCTGGTGCTCAATGGACTTCGGGGGCGGGTCAAGTTGATGACCGACGGTCAGCTTAAGAGCGGCCGGGACATCGTTATTGCAGGCCTCCTCGGGGCAGAGGAATTCGGCTTTGGTACGTCAACCCTTATCGTTATGGGCTGTGTGATGATGCGTAAATGCCACGAAAACACCTGCCCCATGGGGGTGGCTACCCAGGATCCGGAATTGCGAAAGAAGTTTACCGGTAAGAGTGAATATCTCATCAACTTTTTCCGTTTCCTCGCCATGGAGACCCGGGAAGTTATGGCTTCTTTGGGCTTTAGAACCTTTGATGAGCTCGTTGGCCGAACTGACCTGCTGGTTCAGCGGAAGGTGGATAAGTTCAAGGTAAACACGGTAGATCTCCGAGATATTTTAACCAAAGTGGAAGGTCCTGCGGATATCCCCGGCGGAGACGCGCGGTACTGTGTGCAGCATCAGATCCATAAAATTGATGATGTACTCGATAAAAAACTCATTGAACGCTGTTTTGCTGCCCTGGATAAAAAGGTACCCACGGCTCTGGAATTCCCCATTCATAATACCGATCGGGCCGTCGGCGCCATGCTTTCCTATGAGGTATCAAAACGCTTTGGCTCCCAGGGCTTGCCGGAAAACTTTGTGACCGTGGACTTTACCGGTTCTGCGGGCCAGAGCTTCGGCGCCTTCCTTGCTCCGGGTATTACCTTCCGTCTGAGCGGTGATGCCAATGACTATCTGGGAAAGGGGCTTTCGGGGGGACGTATCATAGTTGCACCGCCGGCAGGTTCAACCTTTAAAACCAACGAGAACATCATAGTGGGAAATACGGTGCTTTATGGTGCTACCTCTGGTGAGCTCTATGTAGCCGGTGTGGCGGGAGAACGGTTCTGTGTTCGCAATTCCGGAGCTGTGGCAGTTGTAGAAGGCACCGGTGATCATGGGGCTGAATACATGACCGGAGGCCGACTTGTTGTTCTTGGCCGGGTAGGACGGAACTTTGCCGCCGGTATGTCCGGTGGTATCGCCTATGTCATGGATCGGGATGGGGATTTCGAGTTCTTCCTGAACAAGGGTATGGTTGAGCTTTCTCATCTGGATAACGAAGAGGATGAAAATTTTGTAAAGGACATGATTCGCAAACATGTCTACTGGACCGGCAGTGAGTATGCCCGGGGTATCCTCGATTCCTGGCGGGAATATCGAACCTACTTTATCAAGGTACTGCCCCTGGAATACAAGCGGGCACTCCAACAGATGAAACTGGCGGAACTGGACCGGAAACTGTATGAAGTCCGGGAACAGGAAGACATTACAGTGAGGGCATAA
- a CDS encoding substrate-binding domain-containing protein: MKKCLPFLIGSLALILIGILVWQLSILRTIQDSLSVAPIPNKSRTPIFHIVALLYAPERDSFYEQAFSNMQKTAINNNCVLQLFQYSESQSNEDIRKLLHLIRDINPDGLIISLPSISSFNQEITEITNKGIPIVTYETEPLTGKHIAHVGTNSFELGKLAGSTLRNRFPEPQKVGIILSFGGGYGTTQNASFLQGLQYSIRDSSAYTIALVRTVKNQHIGVETYIKDIIKTDPPLDIIICTTARDTEAMAQALIDLDRVGKPMIIGFGDSPTIRTLLSEGVVGATVTRNPEMGGRLAVESIIALIQNSRINIFQDPGATSLYPEQIWSVK, from the coding sequence ATGAAAAAGTGCTTGCCCTTTCTGATTGGTAGCCTTGCATTGATACTAATCGGTATACTTGTTTGGCAATTATCAATTTTACGGACAATACAAGATTCGCTTTCCGTAGCACCTATCCCCAATAAGTCACGAACCCCCATTTTTCATATTGTTGCACTTCTTTATGCCCCCGAAAGGGACTCTTTTTATGAGCAGGCCTTTTCAAACATGCAAAAGACAGCCATAAATAATAACTGTGTGTTACAACTATTTCAATACTCTGAATCCCAAAGCAATGAAGACATTAGAAAGCTGCTCCATCTTATCCGAGATATCAATCCTGATGGTCTCATTATCTCATTACCTTCAATTAGCTCATTCAATCAAGAAATTACAGAAATAACGAACAAAGGTATTCCCATAGTTACTTATGAAACTGAACCCCTAACCGGTAAACACATTGCACATGTAGGGACAAACTCATTTGAATTAGGGAAACTAGCAGGAAGTACCCTACGGAATCGTTTTCCTGAACCACAAAAAGTGGGCATTATATTATCCTTTGGTGGTGGATATGGAACAACCCAAAATGCATCTTTTCTTCAGGGTTTACAGTATAGTATTAGAGATTCATCAGCATATACAATAGCTCTTGTTCGAACAGTAAAAAATCAGCATATCGGTGTAGAAACCTACATAAAAGACATAATTAAAACAGATCCACCCTTAGATATAATTATATGTACTACAGCCAGGGATACTGAAGCTATGGCACAAGCACTCATCGACCTGGACCGAGTCGGGAAACCAATGATTATCGGATTTGGCGATTCACCAACAATACGCACCCTACTTTCAGAAGGTGTTGTTGGTGCCACAGTGACTAGAAACCCAGAAATGGGGGGAAGGCTTGCAGTAGAAAGCATTATTGCGCTTATACAAAACAGCCGCATTAATATTTTTCAGGATCCAGGAGCAACTAGTTTATATCCGGAACAGATCTGGTCAGTAAAATGA